The genomic interval CGATTTCATTGTTTTGAATAGCTTACAAGACGAGGGAGCTGGTTTTGCGGGTAACCAAAACAAGATAACCATTATAAATCGTGCGGGCGAACATTTCCAATTCAAATTAAAGTCCAAACTTGAGGTAGCCCAAGATATTGCTCAACATACGCTCACCCTACTTTAAGTAGCTTTTTTACGTATCTTTGTCAAAGCGCTTTGTCAAATTTTATTGGATATCTAATTTACATATTACATGCTGGCACGTTTGTCAATAAAAAATTATGCTTTAATAGACGAGATTGACATTCAATTCGGAAAAGGGCTTAATATTATAACGGGCGAAACGGGTGCAGGAAAGTCAATCATTCTCGGAGCTTTGTCTTTGATTTTAGGCCAACGGTCAGAGAGTAAATATTTTTACAACCAGAGTAAGAAATGTGTAATCGAAGGCTATTTCAATATTGAAGATTACAATATTCGAGAGTTTTTTGATCACAATGATTTAGATTACGAACAGCAATGCATCATTAGACGAGAAATATATCCAGATGGGAAGTCCCGTGCATTTATCAATGATACTCCCGTTAAACTTAATCTGCTTAAGATACTAAGTGAAAAACTGATTGCAATACACTCGCAGCATGCCACGCTGGAAATTAACACTCAAGCATTTCAGTTACTCACAATCGACAGTGTTGCTGAGAACAGCGACTTATTAAGCACGTTTCAGGATACCTTTCATCAGTTTTTACAGACTGAAAAAGAGTATCAGAGCCTGTCGGAATTAAACTCACAACTACAGGCTGAGATGGACTATCATCAATTTTTATTTGATGAGCTCCAGGCTGCGGGATTAAAAATGGGTGAGCAGAAAGACCTTGAGGAAGAGTTATCCTTACTTAGTCATGCAGAGGATATAAAAAGCAGCCTCCAACAGGCAAACTATCTGCTTCAGGAACAGGAGCACTCTAGTCTGAGCTTAATCAAACAAAGTCTCCAACAATTACAACAAGTAGAACAGTTCTTTCCGAAATTGGAAGAGCTCAGCGGACGACTCAACAGTAGCTACATTGAATTGAAGGATATTTCGAATGAGCTGGCTATTCTCGACAGTGAAACATCTGTCGACTCAGAAAGAATGCAGTTTATTGAAGATCGCCTGAGCCTAATTTATAAACTCCTTCAAAAACACCAGTCGGATGATGTTGCATCTTTGTTGACGGTGCAGGAGGAGCTTGACAAAAAGATCAATGCTGTTCTGCTTAATGATGACCGATTGCAAAAATTAGCGGAGGAGCGTGCGCAACTGTCTGATAAAAGTCGGCAACTTGCAGCCAAGCTTACGAAAACTCGGGAAGCTACTATCCCCGTTATTGAAAACTCGATTCAGCATTCTCTGAAAGAAGTGGGTATGCCTCATAGTGTTTTTAAAATCCAATTAAATCCATTTGCAGATCATATTCTTAAAAAGAGCGGGCAAGATGAAGTTGTGTTTTTGTTTTCGGCTAACCAAGGTCAAGAACCTCAACCAGTCAGCAAGGTAGCATCTGGTGGGGAGCTATCAAGGCTCATGCTCGCGATCAAATCATTAGTAGCACAAACCTCCGCTCTTCCAACTATTATATTTGACGAGATCGACACCGGAATATCGGGTGATGTGGCAATGAAAGTAGGTGAATTAATGCGTCAACTGACTACCAATTTACAAGTAATTGCCATTACGCATTTACCTCAGATAGCTGCGCAAGGCGTTCATCACTTTAAAGTCTACAAAGAACAGCATACAAATAAGACAATTACCAATATTCAACTACTGGAACATGAAGCTCGGGTGACCGAACTAGCACAGATGCTTGGTGGCACAGATATCAGTGAAACTGCCACGATGCATGCTAGAGAACTTTTGAATCTGCATTTGAAATAATAAATAATTAGCGATTACAACAAACAGACAAAAGATAACGGGTTATTTGGCAAATCAGCATCTTTTTATAACCTTTGGTTTAGAATTTTAAAAGTAATTTAATCAATCCATTATGGCATATAATTTATTAAAAGGAAAAAAAGGAATCATCTTTGGAGCGCTCGATGAACGCTCGATCGCTTGGAAAACCGCATTGCGCTGTGTTGAAGAAGGAGCGGAGATTGTACTAACAAACGCCCCTGTTGCACTACGCATGGGGACGATAGACCAGCTTGCTAAGGAATGCAACAATGCGCCTGTAATCCCTGCGGATGTGACCAGTGTTCAAGATATTGAGAATTTGTTCGACAAGTCGATGGAACATTTTGGTGGCGGGGTTGATTTTATTTTGCACTCCATCGGTATGAGTATCAATGTCCGGAAAGGTATTCACTACACGGAAAACAACTACGATTTTATGCACAAAGGCTTTGATATTTCAGCAATCAGCCTTCACCGAATCTTGCAAACTGCCTTAAAAAAGGATGCAATTAATGAATGGGGTTCGGTTGTAGCCTTAACTTACATAGCAGGGCAACGGGTATTCCCTGATTACAATGATATGGCTGACGCGAAGGCTCTGTTAGAAAGTATTGCACGTAACTTTGGCTATCAATATGGCGTAAAAAAGCAGGTAAGAATCAATACAATTAGTCAATCCCCTACGCGTACAACAGCAGGTTCTGGAGTGAAAGGTTTTGATGGATTTATTGACTATGCAGATAAGATGTCACCACTAGGAAATGCTTCCGCAGATGAATGTGCAAATTATGCTATTTCTTTATTTTCTGATTTAACGAAAATGGTGACCATGCAGAATTTGTTCCATGATGGCGGTTTCTCGTTTACAGGGGTCAGTGAAGCCATCATCCAACACATGGGTGAGAAAGAAGATTAAACACATCTACATCACAATAAAAAGGTTACCCTCAAGTGTAACCTTTTTATTTGTTTAATCCTGTCGTTTTCTCCGAACGACATACATTTCTTCAGCTAAGTTCAAAAGATTGATGACGCTGCGGAATTTCGACCTCGTAACCTTTCTTTTGAAGTATTTTTTGGAATATAAGCTGCGTATCCAAATCTCCGTGTACAAGAAAGACCTTCTTAACAAGTGTTACGTTCTGGGATGATAGAAACTGAATTAAGTCATTTTGATCCCCATGAGCACTCATAGACTGCACACTCTGAACTTGAGCTCTCACAGGAAACTTTTCACCAAAAATGGACACAATATCTGCGCCCGCCTTCAGTCGTCCGGCCAAAGAACCTGGTTCACTGTAACCAACCAAAAGAATCGTATTTTTTGGATCTTCAATATTGTTCTTGATATGATGCTTGATGCGTCCGGCTTCAGCCATCCCAGACGCAGAGATGATGATACAAGGTTCTTTCCTGAAATTCAATAATTTTGACTCCTCTGCATCCTCTACAAAATGAAGTTTTGGGAAGTCAAACGGATCATCATCATTCTTCATAACTTCCTGTACTTTTTCATTAAAGTTCCAAGGGTGAGACTTTACTACCAAGGTTGCTTTTTCTGACAGGGGACTGTCTACATACACAGGTACAGCTGGAAGATGCCCTTTCAGACTCAGGTTATTTAAATGATACAATAATTCCTGCGTGCGACCCACACTAAAGGCTGGTATGATTACTTTTCCTTGCCGAGCAACACAGGTTTCCTCTATGATTCGTCTTAAGTTCTCTTCTGCGGGCTCCGGTTTTTGATGTAGTTCATCACCATAGGTAGATTCCACTAAGATGTAGTCAGCCTGCCTGAAGCTCTCAGGCGATTTTAGTATCAAATCTCCATAACGACCTACATCACCGGAGAAAGAAAGTTTCAGCGTTCTGCCTTGTTCGATGATATCAAGATGAACCGCAGCGCTACCAATGATATGACCTGCATCGGTGAAAGTTAACCTCGCGTTTTGATTAAGCTCAAAAGGCGTTCGATATTTCACCGTCCGGATCAAAGAGAGAGCCATATATGCATCCTCGGTATTGTACAAAGGCTCTATTTCCGGTTTCCCCTGTTTCTTTCTTTTTTTATTCAAATAGCGTGCATCTGATTCTTGAATGTAGGCGGAATCTAATAAAAGTATCTTACAGAGATCTCTGGTTGCGGGTGTACAAAAAATTTTACCTCGAAATCCTTGCTTGACAAGAAAAGGAAGAAGTCCGGAATGATCGATATGCGCGTGAGAAAGTATCACGCAATCAACCTCTCTTGGGTTGAAGCCAAAGTCGCGGTTAAGGACGTCACTGTCAACACCTCTTCCTTGAAACATTCCACAATCTAATAATATTTTATAGCCATCATCCAGATGAAGAAGATGTTTACTACCAGTAACAGTTTGGGCAGCGCCATGAAAGGTTATTTCCATAAAATATTTTTTTATGTTGAAAAACCAATTTAATAAAAATGGTGATAAAAGCAGAACGGCAACCTATTAAAGTTGCCGTTCTGCTTTTGTTAAAATCTTATAAGATTTGATCTATTTCAACTCTTTAAACTGAAGGTCAGGAGAGTCAAAAAGACCCTGGTAGTCCAAATAGTCTGTCGTTGTTAATATGATTTTAGCTGTAATATCACTAGACGGCGCTTCAATCCGGATATCATCATCGGCAATTGGGTCTTCAATATAAATAGTAACCATTCCGATTGAATAATTTACCGAGTAAGCTTGAGCCGCAAAAGTCGTAGGGAGAACATCGTAGGTTTGTTCATTATCGAAACTTAGTGCAACAGCCACCCCACCTTGTAGCATGTAGTACTCGGTTAAATCTTGAAGAGGGATATCAAACGCGATTAGCGAATTAGCTTCTCGCACCCATCCATCCGGGTCAAGGGTAACGACAAAAGCGGTGTTCGGGTTCTCGATTGGTTGAACATTATCGTCATCATCACATGCTGAAAATCCAATTAACAGCAGTGAGCATATCAGTAGTAAGTGCTTTTTCATATTTTGTTTTGTTGTTTGTAAGTTAGAGTATTAATTATTAGAAAGGTTTAATACAAACAACACGCCAAAATAAAAGAGGGTGTGATAAACGCCTGTTATCACACCCTCTTCCTGTAATTTAATGTGAGAAAGGATTACTTTTCTTCCTTCTTATCGTCCTTTTTGCTAGACTTCGGTGTCACATCCGTCGGCTTGGAGCTTTTACCCTTTCCCTCTTTTACTGACTTAACAATCATTTCCGATTTTTCGGAGTCAAAATCTATCAGGAGAGTGCTCCCTTCAACAAGTTCACCCTTCAAAATCTCTTCTGCAACTGGATCCTCTAGGTATTTTTGTATCGCTCGCTTTAATGGCCTTGCACCGAAATTGGAATCAAAACCCTTTTCTGCAATGTGTTTCTTTGCTTCATCGGTTAATTTAATTGTATAACCAAGCCCTTCGATACGTTCGAAAAGAGTCTTCAACTCAATATCAATGATCTTGAAGATCTCATCTTGACCAAGCGAATTAAATACAATCACATCATCAACACGATTCAAAAACTCTGGTGCAAATGTACGTTTCAGTGCATTCTCAATTACGCTTCTAGAATGTGCATCTGCCTGTCCGGCTTTGGCCGATGTAGTAAAACCAACACCCTGACCGAAATCTTTCAGTTGACGAGCACCTATATTCGACGTCATAATAACGATCGTATTTCTAAAATCCACTTTTCTACCCAGACTATCCGTTAGCTGCCCTTCATCCAACACTTGCAATAGCAAATTAAAAACGTCGGGATGCGCTTTTTCAATTTCATCTAAAAGAACAACCGAATAAGGCTTTCTTCGTATTTTTTCTGTAAGCTGCCCTCCTTCTTCATAGCCTACGTAGCCCGGCGGCGCACCTACGAGTCTGGATACGGCAAACTTCTCCATATACTCACTCATATCAATTTGAATGAGCGAATCTTCACTGTCAAACATAAAACGAGCAAGCTCTTTTGCTAACTCTGTTTTACCAACACCTGTAGGGCCAAGGAAAATAAAAGAGCCGATCGGTTTTTTTGGATCTTTCAATCCGGCACGGGTTCGCTGGATAGCACGTACAAGTTTTTGCACTGCGTCATCCTGCCCGATAATCCGATTTTTCATCGCATCACCCATACCCAGAAGTTTTTGACTATCGGTCTGACCAACACGTTGGACTGGTATTCCTGTCATCATTGAAACAACTTCTGCAACATTTTCCTCTCCTACTGTATACCTTTTCGTTTTAGTTTCTGCTTCCCAAGCTTTCTTTTCCTGTTCTAGTTCTTCCAGCAGGCGCTTCTCGGTGTCCCGTAATTTTGCGGCTTCCTCATATTTTTGACTACGCACCACTTTATTCTTTTCGATCTTGATCTCTTCTATCTTTTCTTCGATATCGATGATCGATTGTGGAACATGAATATTGTTTAGATGGACACGCGAGCCAGCTTCATCTAACGCATCAATAGCCTTATCCGGCAAGAAACGGTCAGTAACATACCGGGTAGTCAGCGTCGCACAAGCATTAATTGCTTCGGGAGTATAGGAAACACCATGGTGTTCTTCATATTTCTCTTTGATCCGATTCAGAATCTCAATTGTTTCCTCATATGTTGCTGGCTCTACAAGAACCTTTTGGAAACGACGATCAAGCGCTCCATCTTTTTCAATAAACTGTCTGTATTCGTCGAGCGTTGTGGCACCTATACATTGAATCTCGCCTCTCGCTAAAGCAGGCTTGAACATATTGGAGGCATCCAACGAACCTGAAGCACCACCAGCACCAACAATGGTATGGATCTCATCTATAAATAAAATAACATCAGGTGATTTTTCCAATTCGTTCATTACGGCCTTCATCCGCTCTTCAAACTGCCCACGATATTTTGTGCCAGCGACCAAAGAAGCTAAGTCTAATGTTACTACTCGCTTATTAAACAACACTCGTGATACCTTTCGTTGCACAATACGCAACGCCAAACCTTCGGCTATAGCTGACTTACCAACACCAGGCTCACCAATTAGAATCGGATTGTTTTTCTTTCTCCGCGAAAGAATTTGAGAAACACGCTCGATCTCTTTTTCACGACCGACAATAGGGTCTAACCGACCTTCCTCAGCCGCACGAGTTAGATCGCGCCCGAAGTTATCCAATACCGGTGTTTTCGATTTAATATCAGAAACCTTCTTAGGCTGTCCATAATCTTCCTCTTGATAGTCCTCGTCTCCTGCAGCTGAACTCGCCTGATCTGAGATTTCAGTTCGGTTTTGCTCAACTTCGGCCTTGAAGATATCGTAGTTAATATTGTATTGTTGAAGTATCTGAGAAGCAATATTATCTTCATCTCTTAAGATAGACAAGAGTAAATGTTCTGTTCCAATTACATCACTCTTAAATATCTTTGCCTCTAAATAAGTGATTTTTAAAACTTTTTCAGCTTGTTTTGTTAAGGGTATGTTACCAAGATTTGCACTTGTAATAGAAGTTCCTTTAACTGCCTCCTCTATCGAACGACGTAAGCGCGAAGTATCAACATCGTTGTTTTCAAGTATCCTGATCGCCATCCCGTCTCCTTCTCTGATCAAACCGAGCAACAGATGTTCCGTGCCGATATAATCATGCCCAAGTCGCAATGCTTCCTCCCTACTATAGGAAATGACATCTTTTACACGTGGCGAAAATTTCGCATCCATATTTTAATCCTTTTTTTATGCTCTAATATATTAATATTCAATTAATCTATTCAAGCTTTTTTAAACTTTTAACAAGAACTGAGCCACAGCTCTTAACATGTCAATTTATGGCATTTTTATGAAATAACTGAAAAGAATGGCATTAAAAGTTTATTATTAGCGATATTTGGGAAAACAAATAAGAAAATATGTCAGACGAGAAAATTATTTTTTCGATGGCTGGGGTAAGTAAAACCTATCCGCCACAAAAACAAGTTTTAAAGAATATTTATTTGTCATTCTTTTACGGAGCAAAGATCGGTGTTATTGGTTTAAACGGTTCAGGGAAATCCTCTTTATTAAGGATCATTGCCGGTATAGACAAATCTTATCAGGGCGAAGTGGTATTTTCACCAGGTTATTCAGTTGGTCTGCTGGAACAAGAGCCTAAACTAGATCCAGAAAAGACTGTTCGGGAAACAGTTGAGGAAGGATGCGCAGATATCATTAATATTTTAAAAGAATACGAAGAGATCAATGAAAAATTTGGTTTACCTGAAGTCTATGAAGATGCCGACGCGATGGATAAGCTGATGACCAGACAGGGCGAGCTTCAAGACAAAATAGATGCGATGGGCGGCTGGGAATTGGACAACAAACTAGAGCGTGCAATGGATGCATTGCGATGCCCTGAACCCGATACGAAAATCGCAACGCTCTCGGGTGGTGAGAGAAGGCGCGTTGCTTTATGTAGATTATTACTTCAGGAACCAGATGTCCTTTTACTCGATGAGCCGACCAACCACTTGGACGCCGAGTCCATTGACTGGCTAGAACAACACCTGCATCAGTATAAAGGAACAGTGATTGCCGTGACACACGATCGGTATTTCCTTGATAATATTGCAGGTTGGATTCTGGAACTGGACAGAGGCGAAGGGATTCCTTGGAAAGGGAACTATTCTTCATGGTTGGATCAGAAGGCGAAACGTCTTGAACAAGAAGAAAAGTCTGAAAACAAACGCCAAAAAGCGCTTGAACGCGAGCTTGAATGGGCACGAATGGCACCGAAAGCGCGGCACGCTAAATCAAAAGCACGTTTGTCAAATTATGAAAAACTAGCTTCTGAAGAGACGAAAGAGCGTGAAGCAACGTTGGAGCTGTTTATTCCACCCGGTCCTCGGTTAGGCAATGTCGTTATCGAAGCTAACAACGTAAGCAAGGCTTATGGAGATAAGATCCTATTTGAGAACCTAAGTTTCTCTTTACCACCGGCAGGAATCGTTGGTATCATCGGACCTAATGGCGCAGGGAAAACAACATTATTCCGATTGATTACCGGTCAGGAATCTCCAGATAGCGGAACTTTCAAAGTCGGGGAAACCGTTGTGCTAGGTTATGTCGATCAGATGCACGACGATCTGGATCCGGAAAAGTCTGTCTGGGAAAACATTACGGATGGCCTCGATAACATACAACTGGGAAACCGTACGATCAACTCCCGCGCTTATGTCTCGAAGTTCAATTTTAATGGCGCAGATCAACAAAAAAAGGTGGGTGTCTTATCCGGTGGGGAAAGAAATCGAGTACATTTAGCAATTACCTTGAAAAAAAGCTCAAACGTATTACTGTTGGATGAACCAACGAACGACATCGATATTAACACCCTTAGGGCGCTTGAAGAGGGTTTAGAAAACTTTGGTGGTTGCGCTGTTATTATTTCACACGACCGCTGGTTCCTTGACCGCATTTGTACACATATCTTAGCTTTTGAAGGCGACTCCCAAGTATATTTCTTTGAGGGCAACTATTCCGAATATGAAGAAAACAGAAAGAAACGCCTTGGAGACCAAACTCCAAAAAGAATCAAATACAAGAAGCTAGCTTAAAGCTTAGCTATACATCAAATTGAATCCACTTATCCCCATTACCACCATATGTAAGGTATTGGGGATAAATTATCTCAGCTAAAAGCTCTAAATTATCAGCAAGCTTCGATTCGTCCTCTATTAAAGCATTCCCTTCATCTACTAAATAAATTCGATTATTTTTAACAGCGTTTGTCTGCTCCCACTCGCTAAGAGACAACAAAACACCTAAATCACCAAGTACCCCTTCTATCTGGTCGGTTAAAACAAGAATTAAATCGGGATTAAACATCGCTTTACCATCGCTCGCCTGTGTGTCATATATACGACCGCCGGCCATACGTAGAAGTTCATGTAACCAATCATTCATTTCATATTCAGGAGGGTTGACCGATGTCATAACCAATACCGCTGGCTTTTGGTCTTCCGAAATAAATTTTAGTTTGTGTAGAATAATATTGATCCGCTCTTCCTGATCGGCAGGGATATGAATAGACATAATTTTTTCTTTGACTACAAATGTACAAATTAGCACGGATCATACACATAGATATAAAAACAAAGAATCGCCTGTGTTTGCAGGCGATTCTTTGTTAAAAACTCATCAGTACTACCTGATGGAGAACCATCGTTACTCTGACAAGGTAATGGTTCTATTTATCGACGTGTTATCTCCAGAAAGAGGATTCCCGTTTTCATCAACAAGCGACAAGTTAACGGTAACTTCTCCGTTGGGAGCATTCACAATTTCATAAGGCCCCCAATTATCTAATAAGAAATCTTGTCCATTGACAGTTGCTTTAACTTTATTTCCGTCAGTCAAATCTGTATTCCATAGATAAAAGTCTAACAATACCCGGTCTGTGTCGACACCCTTATATTCGCCTTTCGGACGACTATAGAATAACGAAGCGTCCGTAGGCAAGTCCAGCTCTTCAATAGCACCATTTTCATCAACACGAAAATGCTTTAAAACAGCCGCGCCCTTTTCTTTAATCGACTCATGATAAGAACGGGATAAGAAAGAAAGTAAATAATGCTCACTGCCTAACTTAACAGTTGCTGAATGTTCTGGTTTATATAACGCAGCATAAGGTGTATTATCCAAAATAAAATGAATATGCTGACCTTCAGCTGAATTTGCCATATGATTAGCGTTGGAGTCATCGGTATGCTCTGTCAAGGTAAAGTTTTCCACATTATACTTAACCGTTATTTTAGCCGAATCGGAACCCACTTTTTCAGATGTCAACGAAGCTATTTCCAAACTTGCTCCGGGAAAAGCCTTAGAGTCTTCCACGGGAGTCACCTCTATCGACCCTGTTGTAGCCGTAGTCATATCCGTGCTATCTGAAGTGCTTGAATTATCAGAATTTTGGCTTCCCGAGTTACAAGCGGTAAAACCTAGTGTTGCAAATGCAAGAGCCGCAAGGCTCAATTTGAATGTTTGTTTCATTGTTTTGATTTTTTTCTTCTGACTTGTAATTGTAGTACAACAAGTAAAATTAATAATTGTTTAGAGAATGGCGAATTAATAAATAATTAAGCAAAAATTAGGTGGACGCATTTACGATTTGTTAATAATAAAATAACCTGATTATCAAAAGGAAACCTTATTTTGACAATAGAAAAAAACGAAATAGAAAAGCTAACTTTTAACTATTAACAATCACACTTATGACCTGGAAAAAGTTCAATGGCGAAACTCTGGGTGAAGACATCCTCGAAGAAGTAAATCGAGTGATAGCGAATGAATATGAAATGGGCAATCACTTAAAAGTTTGTATTGGAACAGACTCACAAGTAAAGGGCTCATTAATTGATTTTGCTACTGTCATCGTCTTTGTCCGTGAGAAGAAAGGTGCTTTTATGTTTATCCATCAAGAAAAGACAAAGGAAAAAATGACCATTAAAACCCGGATGTTGGCAGAAGTACAACGTTCTATTATGGTTGCTTACGACCTTTGTCCGCTTCTGGATCGTTATCATATAGACCTGGAAGTACACGCAGACATTAATACAAACCCACAATTTAAGTCCAATCAGGCCCTGCACGACGCTATGGGGTATATTCTAGGGATGGGTTTTGTATTTAAAGCAAAGCCCGAAGCATTTGCAAGCTCTGCTTGTGCCAATAAGATGGTTCAGTAAGAGCCCGTTTTTACTCATTACGGTCATCTCGGACAGCTATATAATTATTTATATGGCATACGACCTTGTCACCCTTCTTCAACCCACTACCCACCTTTTGATAAACGCGGAGGTATATCTGTTCGTTACGAACTAGCAGCTCTTCGTAAAAGCCTCTGAAAAAAACGGCGTCAATATAAAAACTACCCTCATCGTCAATTTCAACACGAATCCATTCTGGGTGAATTGCATAACATTCATGTTGCTGTTCGATCTGCAATGTCGCAACCTGGTCACCACGAAGAATATTACTCTTTGCTAACATTCGAGCAATATAGCGCGTCGGAGGACAATGATATAAACTGACCGGATGATCAACGGCGGCAAGTTTACCATCGTTGAGAATGACGAGTTGATCAGCCATCCCCAATACTTCAGCCGGATCATGCGAAACAATAATAACACTAAGCCCACTCGTCTCCACAATCGCTTTCAGATCTCGCTGGAGTTGATCTCGAAACGCCGCATCAACTTGATTAAAAGGCTCATCCATCAACAAGAGCAAAGGTTGGGTGACCAGAGCTCTGGCAATAGCTGCACGTTGCTTCTCTCCGCCGCTCAAATCGCTGATCCGCTGATCCCGCAAATGATCGATCCGTAGAGAAATAAGCACTTCCAGCGTACGCTTGTTCTTATATTCCAGATCTTCATTACTTAACCGGGATGCTACATTGTCATAAACCGTCGCAAACGTGTTCAGGTCATCAAAACCTTGGGAAACCATTCTCATTTCAGGATGTCCTGGAACCAACTGCTCGCTTGGCCCTAACACTCGGTAGCCGTTGAAGCGGATTTCGCCCTCATCGGGCTCAGACAAGCCGTAAATCAAACGCAATAACGTGCTTTTACCACTTCCACTCCTGCCGATGATCGCCGTAATCTCCTTCTCGGACATGGTAAAACCAATGTCTTGTAACCCTCCAGAATCAGTCTGTTCAGAAAATTTCCGAGCTACCTTTCTTACACTTAATAAAGGCAACCCAGATTCGTAACTCGGGGTTTCAGGTAAATCACACGAATTGTTCGAAGGAGGTACTGACATACATCTGCATTGATTAATACGCAGCGAAGTTAAGAATAAATATGCGACTGACTACTTGTTAAACAAAGCTTTCACATCAACTTGTAAAATCCCCTGATCAGTTTCATTGAATTCAACCACCTGACTTCCGCCAACCTGAAGGTTATTTGCTACGAAATTTAAGACGCCACTTAATAACTTTGGACGCTCACGTAGAGACGATGCAAGTGATTCTTCAAAACCACCTTCTTCATCTGTTGTCTTCTCTGTCGAAGTAAGCAAGTCATGTTCCTGCCCAACGGTCTCGAGTGTTATTTCAGCAGCATCAGGGACAGACTCAAATACAGGGTCATTCACAACCGGATCATCTTCATCAGTGTTCGCCATTGCGATCGCTTCTTCTGCATTCAGCGCTACCCCACTTCGTTTAACCGTTTGCTGAGAATCGTCAGACTCTATTCCCTCCGACGCGGTTGGATCCTCTGCGGTATTGTCAGCTTGTTCGGGTCGTGGCTCCACATAAGCCAACCGCGTCTCTACTTTCTCAGTCGGCCGACTTTCCTCCTGTCGCTGAGGAGGCAGCCCCTCCGCTACGACCGGCTTGGAAGTATCTTCAGGCTTTACTCCGTGATCATCGTTACTCTGAGCGGGCTTCTGCTTCTGAACCAATTCCTGAGTTTGGCCAGCAAGCGACTCATCCGGCCTTGTCCGAACCTCGTTCGGTTGCAGTCTCCATATCAAAAAACCAAATAATAAAAGACCTGCGGCAATTTTCAAGAACCAAGAACCTCCCAACTTTTTCTTTTTAGTACCAAAGTCAGCAGGCAGTGGTTCAACAAGCGGATCCTCTCCAACAACTTGTCCCTTCCCTTGGTTTTCATCTAGCTTCGCCGATATTTTATCCCATAAAGCAAATGGGACTTCCGAAGAATGATCTTCAAGTTTGCCTTTAAACAGCTGATCGATATCCTTTTTACGATTTGATGCCATCTACTTCCCTTTCTATAATTTTCATTTTTTCCTGTAATCTTGCTCGTGCCCGTGACAGCTGCGATTTCGAGGCTCCTTCAGAGATGTTCAACCTATCAGCGATCTCTTTATGCGAAAACCCTTCTATTGAATACATATTAAATACCAAGCGGTAACCTGCGGGTAGCTCCTGAATCATATCCAGCAACTCTTGAATCGTTACCCGATCAGAGTCAAAACTCTGCAAGAAAACCTGTTCTTCTCCGTCAACCGCATCGACACTTTTAACGCTCGTTTTTTTCCTGCACA from Pedobacter indicus carries:
- the ettA gene encoding energy-dependent translational throttle protein EttA, which produces MSDEKIIFSMAGVSKTYPPQKQVLKNIYLSFFYGAKIGVIGLNGSGKSSLLRIIAGIDKSYQGEVVFSPGYSVGLLEQEPKLDPEKTVRETVEEGCADIINILKEYEEINEKFGLPEVYEDADAMDKLMTRQGELQDKIDAMGGWELDNKLERAMDALRCPEPDTKIATLSGGERRRVALCRLLLQEPDVLLLDEPTNHLDAESIDWLEQHLHQYKGTVIAVTHDRYFLDNIAGWILELDRGEGIPWKGNYSSWLDQKAKRLEQEEKSENKRQKALERELEWARMAPKARHAKSKARLSNYEKLASEETKEREATLELFIPPGPRLGNVVIEANNVSKAYGDKILFENLSFSLPPAGIVGIIGPNGAGKTTLFRLITGQESPDSGTFKVGETVVLGYVDQMHDDLDPEKSVWENITDGLDNIQLGNRTINSRAYVSKFNFNGADQQKKVGVLSGGERNRVHLAITLKKSSNVLLLDEPTNDIDINTLRALEEGLENFGGCAVIISHDRWFLDRICTHILAFEGDSQVYFFEGNYSEYEENRKKRLGDQTPKRIKYKKLA
- a CDS encoding ATP-dependent Clp protease ATP-binding subunit, whose translation is MDAKFSPRVKDVISYSREEALRLGHDYIGTEHLLLGLIREGDGMAIRILENNDVDTSRLRRSIEEAVKGTSITSANLGNIPLTKQAEKVLKITYLEAKIFKSDVIGTEHLLLSILRDEDNIASQILQQYNINYDIFKAEVEQNRTEISDQASSAAGDEDYQEEDYGQPKKVSDIKSKTPVLDNFGRDLTRAAEEGRLDPIVGREKEIERVSQILSRRKKNNPILIGEPGVGKSAIAEGLALRIVQRKVSRVLFNKRVVTLDLASLVAGTKYRGQFEERMKAVMNELEKSPDVILFIDEIHTIVGAGGASGSLDASNMFKPALARGEIQCIGATTLDEYRQFIEKDGALDRRFQKVLVEPATYEETIEILNRIKEKYEEHHGVSYTPEAINACATLTTRYVTDRFLPDKAIDALDEAGSRVHLNNIHVPQSIIDIEEKIEEIKIEKNKVVRSQKYEEAAKLRDTEKRLLEELEQEKKAWEAETKTKRYTVGEENVAEVVSMMTGIPVQRVGQTDSQKLLGMGDAMKNRIIGQDDAVQKLVRAIQRTRAGLKDPKKPIGSFIFLGPTGVGKTELAKELARFMFDSEDSLIQIDMSEYMEKFAVSRLVGAPPGYVGYEEGGQLTEKIRRKPYSVVLLDEIEKAHPDVFNLLLQVLDEGQLTDSLGRKVDFRNTIVIMTSNIGARQLKDFGQGVGFTTSAKAGQADAHSRSVIENALKRTFAPEFLNRVDDVIVFNSLGQDEIFKIIDIELKTLFERIEGLGYTIKLTDEAKKHIAEKGFDSNFGARPLKRAIQKYLEDPVAEEILKGELVEGSTLLIDFDSEKSEMIVKSVKEGKGKSSKPTDVTPKSSKKDDKKEEK
- a CDS encoding substrate-binding domain-containing protein, with the translated sequence MSIHIPADQEERINIILHKLKFISEDQKPAVLVMTSVNPPEYEMNDWLHELLRMAGGRIYDTQASDGKAMFNPDLILVLTDQIEGVLGDLGVLLSLSEWEQTNAVKNNRIYLVDEGNALIEDESKLADNLELLAEIIYPQYLTYGGNGDKWIQFDV
- a CDS encoding ribonuclease H-like YkuK family protein, translated to MTWKKFNGETLGEDILEEVNRVIANEYEMGNHLKVCIGTDSQVKGSLIDFATVIVFVREKKGAFMFIHQEKTKEKMTIKTRMLAEVQRSIMVAYDLCPLLDRYHIDLEVHADINTNPQFKSNQALHDAMGYILGMGFVFKAKPEAFASSACANKMVQ